One window of candidate division KSB1 bacterium genomic DNA carries:
- a CDS encoding AbrB/MazE/SpoVT family DNA-binding domain-containing protein, giving the protein MPLAKVSTKHQITIPKEVFDGLGLEPGDLLEVTLQNGEGRIIPQQIMAKATAPKLSAAEQKTLKNAQKKIETIANDKLNSRGLTKAEIKVAAKVGLIDPDQAYYWAEEWQKDMRESERDIKAGRVKTFDNVEALVKDLKTA; this is encoded by the coding sequence ATGCCATTGGCCAAAGTTAGTACCAAGCACCAGATAACCATACCCAAAGAGGTCTTTGATGGCCTGGGTTTGGAGCCAGGCGATTTGCTGGAAGTGACTCTACAAAACGGCGAGGGGCGCATTATCCCCCAGCAGATAATGGCCAAGGCTACCGCGCCAAAACTTTCAGCAGCCGAACAAAAGACCCTGAAGAACGCTCAAAAAAAGATTGAAACTATTGCCAACGACAAGCTCAACTCGCGGGGTCTGACCAAAGCAGAAATCAAAGTCGCAGCTAAAGTCGGATTGATTGACCCAGACCAAGCTTACTATTGGGCTGAGGAATGGCAAAAAGATATGCGCGAATCCGAGCGCGATATTAAAGCGGGCCGCGTCAAGACGTTCGACAATGTTGAGGCCTTAGTTAAAGACCTCAAAACTGCATGA